The DNA segment TGCCGTCGAGGCGGACGGGCGAGTCGAGGTTGACGACCTTGGTGGCGTCGGAGTCGACACCGGGTGCGTCCGGGTCGGCGACCAGATAGACCACCTGATAGCGGGAGAAGTCCAGTGCCTTGTCGGCCACGGCGAACGCGTCCCGCAGATAGGCGGAGCGGTCCGAGGGCGCCCAGTCCCGCTTTATGCGGTACGCGGTGGACGGGCGCGGCATCTTCAGCCAGCGGTCCAGCGGGTGCGGGCGCAGGGTGAAGCGGCCGTAGGAGGACTGCTCGAAGTAGCGGCTGGTGGCCGGGAAGTGGTCGGCGGTCAGCTCGCCGGGGGTGGTGCGCGGGACGGCGTCCGGGAAGGACAGGAAGACCAGGGCGGCGTTCAGCGTGCCCTGCGGGCGCGGGTAGGCGGAGTTCCAGGTGTCCAGGCCCTCGGAGTGGTGAGCGTCGGTGCGGTGCAGCGCGCAGGGCTCGGGCGAGAAGGGCTCGGCCACCGAGGGGCCGGTGAGGATCGAGGTCGCGGCGAGCGCCGACATCGTGGTGGCCACGGCGGCGGTGCTGCGCAGCTTGGGCACGTCTGGGACCTCCGGTCGCGGTTCGGGACACCGCCACCCAGACTGTGTGCTTATGTTGCGCTATGCCCTGTTTACCTGAACCGGAAGGGTGAGTGCGCCCGTTTGCGCCCCCGGCGGCCACCCCGGCGGCCACCCGGCGGTCGACACCCCGAACCACTCACGGAACGTCACAAGTGATCGCGGGCCTCAAGAACCCGTCCAGGTCCGGGCAGAAACGATCTGTCAGGAGGGCCGGTCGGTCCTGGAGACTGGAGACCGGCTGGAAGGGGCCGGGACCAGCCTCTATGATCGGCACACTTTCCGGCACGGACAGGGATCGAGTGCACTGCGGGAGCGAGCGGTGAGCGGAACGTCCGAAGGGCCGACGCCCACGGCAGACCTCGATCGGTCAGCCGTGACCGACGGTGACCACATGACCTACCACCGGGTCTTCACCACGGCCCCGCTCCCCATGGCCGTGGTGACCCCGGACGGGCTGGTCAGGCACGCCAACACCGCGCTGGGAGCGCTGCTGGGCACGACCGCCGAGGCGCTGGCCGGCCGCCCGGCCGCCGACCTCGTCGACCTGGCCCCCGACCCGCGCACCCGGCACGCCTACCGCGAGGTGCTGGCCGGCCGTCAGGACCGGCTGCGCTGCACCCGGCGCCTCAAACAACCGGACGGGGACCCCGTTTGGGTGCGCATCACCGTCACTCCTCTGACCGAGGGCACACCCGGCGCCCTGCTGTCCGTCGCCGACATCAGCGCCCGTCGTGAACTACAGGCGCGGCTAAGGCACTTGCGGATGCACGACCCGGTGACCCGGCTGCCCAACCGCACCCTGTTCTTCGAACGGCTCTCCGCCGCGCTGGAGGCGGAGCCGGAGGACGGCGCCGGGACCGGGCGGATCGGCCTGTGCTGTCTGGACCTGGACGGGTTCAAGGCGGTCAACGACACCCTGGGCCACCGCGTCGGCGACCGGCTGCTGGAGGCCGTGGCCAAGCGGCTGACCCATGTGGCCGAGGAGACCGAGGGCGCGCGGGCCGGTGCCCCGCTGGTGGCCCGGCTCGGCGGGGACGAGTTCGCGCTGCTCGTGGAGGACTCCACCGGCACCGAGCAGCTCTCCGACCTGGCGGCCTCGGCGCTGCGCGCGCTGGAGGAACCGTTCGACCTGGCGGGGCGGCGGCTGTCGCTGACCGCGTCCATCGGGGTGGTGGAGCGGCACACGGCGGGCACGACGGCGACCGGTCTGATGCAGGCCGCCGACACCACGCTGTACTGGGCGAAGGCCGACGGCAAGGCCCGCTGGACCCTGTTCGACCCCGAGCGCAACGCGCACCGCGTCACCCGGCAGGCCCTCTCCTCCACGCTCCGTCCGGCCATCGAGCGCGGGGAGTTCGCCCTGGAGTACCAGCCGCTGGTCGGCATGGAGGACGGGCGGCTGAGCGGGGTGGAGGCGTTGGTGCGCTGGCATCACCCGCAGTTCGGGATGCTGACGCCGAATCGGTTCATCCAGCTGGCCGAGGAGGACGGCTCGATCGTGCAGCTCGGCCGCTGGGCGCTGGTCACCGCCTGCCGCCAGGCCCGGCAGTGGCAGCTCGCCCATCCGGACGAGCCGCCCATCTTCGTCAGTGTGAACGTGGCCGTGCGCCAGGTCTGGGACTCGGACCTGGTCGCGGACGTGGCGAGCACCCTCGCGGACACCGGGCTCGCCCCGCATCTGCTCCAGCTGGAGCTGACCGAGTCGGCCGTGATGGGCTCCGGGGGCCGCCCGATCCAGGCGTTGCAGGCCCTCAGCGACATGGGCGTGCGTATCGCCATCGACGACTTCGGCACCGGCTACTCGAACCTGGCCTACCTCAGCCGGCTCCCGGTCTCGGTGCTGAAGCTGGACGGGTCCTTCGTGCGCGGCTTCCAGTACGAGGGCGGCGATCCGGGCCCGGCCGGGGCGGGGACCACCGCCAATCCGGCGGACGAGGTGATCGTGGAGGCCATGATCCAGCTCGCCCACCGGCTCGGGCTGACCGTCACCGCCGAGTGCGTGGAGACCTCCGCGCAGGCCACCCGGCTGCGCCGGATCGGCTGCGACACCGGGCAGGGCTGGCTCTACTCCCGCCCGGTGCCGCCGGACCGCATCACGGAGCTGCTCGGCGTACAGAGCAGTTACGCGGCGGGCAGGCCGTAGGCGTCGGCGATCAGGTCGTAGGAGCGCAGCCGCAGGTCGCCGCGGTGGGCGTGGCTGGTGAGCATCAGCTCGTCGGCGCCGGTGCGCTTCTGGAGGTCGTCCAGGCCCGCGCGGACCTCGTCGGCGGTGCCGTGCACGATGTTGCGGGTGAAGGAGGACGCGAACTCCTCCTCCATCGGGCTGAATTCGTGCCGGGCCGCGTCCTCGGGGTCGGGGAAGAGTCCGGGACGGCCCATGCGCAGCCGGAGCATGTTCAGCGCGGTCGCGCGCACCTGGCGGCCCGCCTCGGCCTCGTCGTCGGTGGCGAGCGCGGAGACGCCGATGAGGGCGTAGGGCTCGGCCAGCACCTCGGAGGGGCGGAAGGTCTCCCGGTACAGGTCGAGCGCAGGGACGGTGTTCTGCGCGGAGAAGTGGTGCGCGAAGGCGAAGGGCAGGCCGAGCATGCCGGCCAGCTGGGCGCTGAAGCCGGAGGAGCCCAGCAGCCAGATCACCGGCCGGTGCGACGACTGCACCCCGCCGGGGGTACTGCCCTGCACCGGGCCGGGGATGGCGTGGATACGGGCGTAGGGGTGCCCGTCGGGGAAGTCGTCGTCGAGGAACCGGGTCAGCTCGGCGAGCTGCTGCGGGAAGTCGTCGGCGCCCTCGTTCAGGGTGTCGGAGCGGCGCAGTGCGGCCGCCGTCGCCCCGTCCGTGCCCGGCGCCCGGCCGAGGCCCAGGTCGATCCGGCCCGGTGCCATGGCCTCCAGGGTGCCGAACTGCTCGGCGATGACCAGCGGGGCGTGGTTGGGCAGCATGACGCCGCCCGAGCCGAGCCGGATGCGGTCGGTGTGGGCGGCGAGGTGGGCCAGGATCACGGCGGGCGAGGAGGAGGCGACGCCCGGCATCGAGTGGTGCTCGGCGACCCAGTACCGGTGGAACCCGCGCGCCTCGGTGCGGCGGGCCAGCTCCACGCTGGTGCGCAGCGCGTCGCTCGCGGTGCTCCCGGCCCCCACGGTGACCAGGTCGAGTACGGAGAGGGGGACGGGGGCGGTGCCGTGCACGGCGCCCCGGATCTCGTCTGCCGGCACGGTGGATGCCTCCTGTTTACGGCGTGCTCTGTCCTGTCGTGCCGTAACAGGAGGCAGTCCCCGCTTATTCCCCCGGCCTCGCCTCAGAGCTGGGTGGCGGGCTCCCGGGTGAAGAGGGTGCCGAGGGTGTCGGTGTGCAGCCGGCGGTCGGCCAGCCTGAGGCCCTCCCACACCGAGACCTGGGACGCGGTGAGCACCGGCTTGCCGAGCGCGGCCTCCAGCGCGGCCAGGTGGGCGGCGGTGCGCAGCGCGGTGTCGGGCAGCAGCAGCGCCTCGGCGTCCGGGGTGTCGGCGGCCCGTGCCAGGGCAAGCAGTTCGGCCTCGCCGCCCTCGGCGGCCCGCTCGGCGGTGAGGGCGTCGACCTCCTCGGCACCGGTCACCTCCAGGCCGCCGTCGGCCAGGAACGCGCCGAACAGCGCGGCGGCCTTGGGCGGGTAGGCGTGCGCGACGGCGACCCTGCGGGCGCCGAGCGCCTGGGCGGCGTGCACGAAGCCCAGGGAGGTGGAGGAGGCGGGGAGTCCCGCCTGCCGGGCCAGTTCCGTCGCCTCGGTGTGCGCGCCCTTCCAGCCGTGCGCGAAGCCGCCCGCCGGGCTGGTCCACACCACGGCCTCGGCGCCGGTCAGCCGCAGCCCCTCCATGGCCGCCGTGAGCCGTCCGGCGAACTCCGCACCGTGCAGCGGGTCCACCGCGTGGGCGTCCTCGCCGGTACCGGTGTGCACCAGGTCCAGCCGGACCGCGCCGGCGAGCAGTTGCTCGATGCGCGGGTAGTCGTCCTCGCCGCGATGCCCCGGGCAGAGGAATCCGATCGCTGTCATGTCGGCCTTTCTGTCTTCGTCCACGGTCTGTTCAGGGATCTCCCCTGCGTCTTCCCCCGCTTCCCGCGAGGGCGCCCCGTGTGGCCCGCACGGCGGTACGGGCACCCCCGCTCCCGGTTCGGGTACCCAGCGCGGGCGGGATCTTCTCCTCGGGGCGCGGCCCGTTGACTGCACCGGGCCGTCGGTGCCAGCGTGGGGCGACCGCGCGGGGAGAGGAGAGGTGGCAGGCCGATGACCCTCCCCACGCTGCTCGTCCTGGGCGCCGATCCACCGCCGAGGCTCGGCCGGCTCACCGGGCGGGCCCGCGTGCTGCACACGGACGACGAGGGGCTGGCCGCGCTGCTGCCCGAGGCGGACGTGCTGCTGGTGTGGGACTTCCGGTCCCGGGCGGTACGCGACGCCTGGCCCGGCGAGGGCCCCCGCCCGGCCTGGGTGCACACGGCGAGCGCGGGCGTGGACCATCTGCTCTGCCCCGAACTGGCCGCCTCCGACACGGTGGTGACCAACGCGCGCGGTGTCTTCGACCAGCCGATGGCCGAGTACGTGGCCGCCCTGGTGCTCGCGGCCGCCAAGGACCTCCCGCGCACGGTGGACCTCCAGCGGGACCGGGTCTGGCGGCACCGGGAGTCCCGCCGGGTGGCGGGCACCCGCGCCTGTGTGGTCGGCTCCGGCCCGATCGGCCGGGCCATCGCCGCCACCCTGAAGGCGCTCGGGGTGACGCCCGCGCTGGTGGGCCGGGTGCCGGGCGCCGGTGTGCACGGACCGGCCGACCTGGACCGGCTGATCGCCCGCGCGGACTGGGTGATCGCCGCCGCCCCGCTCACCGGGCAGACACGCGGCATGTTCGACGCCCACCGCTTCGGGGTGATGCAGCCCTCCGCCGTCTTCGTCAACGTCGGCCGGGGCGAGCTGGTGGACGAGCCGGCCCTCACCGAGGCGCTGCGCCGGCGCTGGATCGCGGGCGCCGCCCTGGACGCCTTCACCACCGAACCCCTGCCCCCCGACTCCCCGTTGTGGGACCTGCCCGGCCTGCTCGTCTCCCCGCACATGAGCGGCGACACGGCCGGCTGGCGGGACGAACTCGGCGCCCAGTTCGTGGACCTCTACGAGAGGTGGGCGGCCGGAACACCGCTGGTCAACGTGGTGGACAAGAAACGCGGTTACGTCCCCGGCCACTGAACTCCCCATCGCCGGCGGGAAATCGGCGCGCATGACCCGTTCGGGCCTGGGTAGCGGCGCCGCCATGGCTTCTCGACTTGGCAAGGACACGGAAAGAATCCGGCCGTCGGTACGCCGGAGAGAGAGACGGGCGGTGCTGCTGGGCGCGCTGGCACTGGGCGGGGTGGGAGCGCTGGGTGCGACGGGCTGTACGCGGGTGGCGGCCGACTCCGGCGCGAAGGGCGGGGAGCTGCTGGACCGGCTGCGGGCGCAGGGTGTCGTACGGCTGGGAATAGCCGGTGAGGTGCCCTTCGGGTTCATCGACCGGGACGGGAACCTCACCGGGGAGGCGCCGGAACTCGCCAGGGTGATCTTCAGGCGGCTCGGGGTGGAGCGGGTGCAGCCGGTGCCGACCGAGTTCGGCTCGCTCATACCGGGCCTGAACTCCCAGCAGTTCGACGTGGTGGCCGCCGGAATGTACGTCAACGCCGAGCGCTGCCGCCAGGTCATCTTCGCCGACCCGGACTACCAGATGAAGGACGCCTTCATCGTCCGCAAGGGCAACCCGAAGGGCCTGCGCTCCTACCGGGACGTGGTGCGGAAGAAGGCCCGGTTCGCCACCGGCGCGGGGTACGCCGAGATCCAGTACGCGGTCGAGGCGGGCTACAAGGAGAGCGACATCCTCATCGTGCCGGACCAGGTCGCCGGGCTGAACGCGGTGGAGGCCGGGCGGGTCGACGTGTTCGCCGGTACGGCGCTCACCACCCGCGAGGTGGTCAGGAAGTCCCGCAAGGCGGAGTCCACCGAGCCGTTCGCGCCCCTGGTGGCGGGCGAACCGCACGTCGACGGGGGCGCGTTCGCGTTCCGGCCGGTCGAGACCCGGCTGCGGGACGCCTTCAACACCGAGCTGCGCGAGCTGAAGCGAACCGGTGAACTGCTGCGCGTCCTCAGGCCGTTCGGATTCACCTCGGCCGAGATGACGGACCTCACCGCGAAGGAGCTGTGCGGCGGATGACCTCAGGACTGTGGGAACTCGTCCTCCGGGGCGTCTGGACGACCGTCCAGCTCCTCGTACTCAGCGCGCTGCTGGCGTCGGCGGTGTCCTTCGCCGTCGGTGTCGCGCGCACCGACCCGCGCCGGCTCGTGCGCTTCCTCGCGGGCCTGTACACCGAGGTGTTCCGCGGCACCTCCGCGCTGGTGATGATCTTCTGGGTGTTCTTCGTGCTGCCCGTCGCCTTCGGCTGGCAGCTGGTCCCGCTGTGGGCGGGCACCCTGGCCCTCGGCCTGACCTACGGCGCGTACGGGTCGGAGATCGTGCGCGGCGCCCTGAACGCGGTCGACCCGGCCCAGCGTGAGGGCGGGATCGCGCTCGGCTTCACCCGGTGGCAGCGGCTGCGGCTGATCCTGCTGCCGCAGGCGGTGCCGGAGATGGTGCCGCCCTTCTCCAACCTGCTGATCGAGCTGCTCAAGGGCACCGCGCTGGTGTCGGTGATGGGCATGGGCGACCTCGCCTTCAGCGCCAATCTGGTGCGGCTCGCCCTCCAGCAGAGCGCGGAGATCTACACGTACGTGCTGTTCATCTACTTCGTGATCGCGTTCGGGCTGACCCGGCTGATGCGCTCGCTGGAGAAGCGGCTGAAGGGTGGCGTCGCATGACGTGGGACTGGAACGCCGTGAGCGACTTCATGCCGTACTTCTGGCACGGGCTGCTGGTCACGCTCCAGGTGGTGGCGCTGGGCTCGCTGCTGTCGTTCTCGCTGGGGCTGGTGTGGGCGCTGCTGATGCGGGTGCCCTCGCGCTGGGTGCGCTGGCCGGTCGGTGTGGTCACCGAGTTCGTGCGCGACACCCCGCTGCTGGTGCAGCTGTTCTTCCTGTTCTACGTGCTGCCCGAGTGGGGTGTGACCTTCTCGGCGCTGACCACGGGCGTCGTCGCCATCGGGCTGCACTACTCGACGTACACGATGCAGGTCTACCGGGCCGGGATCGAGGCCGTGCCGGTGGGCCAGTGGGAGGCGGCGACCGCGCTGAGCCTGCCCCGGCGGCGGACCTGGACCGCGGTGATCCTGCCGCAGGCCCTGCGCCGGGTGATCCCGGCACTCGGCAACTACGTGATCTCCATGCTGAAGGACACCCCGATGCTGATGGTGATCACCGTGCTGGAGATGCTCGGCCGGGCGCGGCTGTTCTCGCAGGCGAGCTTCCAGTTCACCGAGCCGCTGACCGTGATCGGCGTGGCCTTCATCGTCCTGTCCTATCTGGCCTCCCTTCTCCTGCGAGCACTGGAGCGACGTCTTGTCCGCTGACATCACCCTGCCGAAGCAGACCCGGTCCGGTGAGCTGATCCGGCTGGAGCGGGTCACCAAGCGCTTCGGCGCCCACACCGTCCTCGACCAGCTGGACTTCTCCGTGGACGCGGGCAGACATGTGACCCTGATCGGCCCCTCCGGGTCGGGCAAGACCACGATCCTGCGGCTGCTGATGACCCTCACCCAGCCGGACGAGGGCACCATCACCGTGGACGGGCAGGCGCTGTTCCCGGCGCCGGAGAAGCAGGTGCGCGAGGTGCGGAAGAAGATCGGGATGGTCTTCCAGCACTTCAACCTGTTCCCGAACATGTCCGTGCTGCGCAACATCACCGAGGCGCCGGTCCAGGTGCTCGGGCTCGCCCGGGACGAGGCGGAGGCGCGGGCGCGCGAGCTGCTGGAGCTGGTCGGGCTCTCCGACAAGCTCGACGCGCGTCCCACCCGGCTCTCCGGCGGCCAGCAGCAGCGGGTCGCCATCGCGCGGGCGCTCGCCATGCGGCCACGGGTGCTGCTGCTGGACGAGGTGACCAGCGCGCTCGACCCGGAGCTGGTCGCGGGCGTGCTGGACGTGCTGCGCGACATCGCCCGCGGCACCGACATCACCATGCTCTGCGTGACCCACGAGATGGGCTTCGCGCGGGACATCTCCGACCAGGTGCTCATGTTCGACCAGGGCCGGGTGGTGGAGTCCGGGCCGCCGGAGAAGATCTTCGGCGACCCGGAGCAGGAGCGGACGCGGGACTTCCTGAGCGCGGTGCTGTAGCCGCGCGGGCGCGGCGCCGCAGGTGGTGCGGAGCATCCCCGGGGACCGGGTAGTATTTTCTCTGTCGCCGGCCGCGAAAGCGGAAGGCGGGAGTCATGCGCCGCTAGCTCAGTTGGTTAGAGCAGCTGACTCTTAATCAGCGGGTCCGGGGTTCGAGTCCCTGGCGGCGCACATCTGCCGAGGGCGGACCGGGAAACCGGTCCGCCCTCGCGGTTTTCCTAGACCGCCGAGTGGGCGGACACGGCGAAGAGTACGCAGCCCACGGTGATCGCCCCCATGAAGGCGACCAGTACCGCTGTGCCGAGGATCAGCCGCCCCCGGGCCGGCGGGAGCGCGGTGGCCCACTGGGGCCGCTCCGCCGGATAGCGCACCACCACGTGGTCGCCCGGCACCACGGTCGAGTCGCCGCCGATCTCGTCGAAGCGGACCCGCTCGCCCTCGCGGGTGGTGAACTCGTACACATGATGGAGCGTGCGGCGCGCGGCGGTGTCACGGCTGCCGTTGGTCTTCGTATAGGTGTTGAGACAGCGCCCCTCGGCGGTCAGGCCGCGGGTCCACGCCCGGTCGGTGCGCAGCGTGCGGCGGATCACCTGGACCGCGCCGGAGACACACCCGGCGACGATCAGTCCGGGCACGAGGTACAGCAGTGCTTCCATCAGGCCCCCCTGGGTCGGCACGCCGCTCCGGTGGACCGGCGTGCCGTGAACGTACCCATGGCGCGGGGCCGTCGGCCTCAAGCGAAGCTCAGAATGTGACGTCCGAGCAGGCGTAGAAGGCGTTCGTGGTGTCGGCCACGTTCCACACCGCGAGGATCACGTGGTGGCCGGACAGCCCCTTGGGCAGGGTGCCGCTGTGGCTGAGCGTGGACGGCGGGCGCTGGCCGTTGTACGGCACCGAGAGGAAGGGGGTGAGGTTGAGGTCGGACCGGGCCAGGGCGTGGTTCTGGTTCCAGCCCTGCTTGGTGACGTAGTAGGTGAAGTCGCTGGTGGCGTGCATGGCGGTGAACTGCCAGCGGAAGGTGTACGACTGGCCGCCGGTGACCTTGGTGGTGGGCCAGGCGCCGCCGGAGGGGGTGTTCGGGGCGTTGAGCTGGCCGAAGCGGCTGTTGCCGCCGCTGCAGAGCTGGCCGTCGCCGGGGCCGGAGCCGGGGAAGCCCTTGGGGCCCTCGACGCTCTGCGGCTCCCACTGGATGTCGCCGCAGTTGGTCACGGAGCCGTTCTGGCAGAGCTTCTGCCGGCTGACCGGCAGATCGGTGTAGCCGTGGCCGCTGGCGCCGCCGGTGGAGAGTACGAAGGCGCCGGCGGTGGCCATGCCGAGCACGGCCGCGGACAACGCTGACAACCTGGTCCTGGTACGCATGCTGCCGCTCCTGGGGAACGTCGTGGGGGAAGGTCACTGAGCCGGGCTGTGCGATGACGGTGCGATGGCACTGCGGTGCGATGACGCTGCGATGGTCCAGACCAAGTACCAGATTATTGCCGGGAGTTGAACGTGTCCATACCATTCGGCGGCATGCGTCAGGCCGGTTCCCGGCGGGCCGAGCAGAAGGCCACCGTGAGGTCGCGGACCAGCGCCTTGCGCTCGTAGTCGTCCAGCTCCACCAGCCCGCGCGTGGTGAGCCGGGTGACCGTGTCCTCCACCGAGTCCACCACCGAGCTGAGCATGGTGGCCCGCTGCTGGGCGTCCAGCGCGGCGATCCGGCGCCGCTGCATGGCGGCGGCCACCTCGGGCGCGTACTCCACCCGGACCGGCTGCACCGAGAACACCTCCACCCCGACCGGCGCCACGTCGGCCGCTACCAGCCGGGTCAGCGCGTCCCCGGCCGCGTCCGCCCCGCTGCGCACCCCGCCGGGCAGCTCCACCGGGACCCGCGCGAGGGCCGACTCGACGCATTCGCGCAGGTAGGTCTCGTGCTCCTCGATGCCGAGCAGCGCCCGCGCGGTGTCCCGCACGCGCCACACCACCAGCACCACCACCCGCAGCGCCACCCCGCCCGCGTCGGCCGCCGGCACCGCCCCGCTCCGCCAGTGCCGCAGCCGCACATCGGCCCGGCGCCGCCGCAGCAGCGGGTTGATCCACAGCAGCCCGGTGCGCCGTACGGTCCCCCGGTTGCGGCCGAACAGCCCCAGTACGTAGGCCCGTCCGGTGCGCCCGCGCGCCAGCCCGCCGAACCCGAGCAGCCCCAGCGCACCGGTTCCCGCGTACGCCGCCCACTGCGCGGTGCCGAGCCCCGCGCCGGCGTGCGTGCCGAGCACCTCACCGGGCAGCATCCCGGCCCACCAGGTGGTGGCCACGCACCCGGCGACCCCGCCGAGCCCGGCCAGCACCCCGGCCGCGCCGGGCAGCACCCGCGCCGGACGCTCCTGGAGCTCCGGGTCGGGCCGCACTTCGGGGCGTCTGCGGACCGGCGCCGCACGGACGGCCCGGGGCTGTTCGCCGGTGCCCCGGCGGCGGTTCACCACGGCGGGACGCCGCGCCCCGGGGGCGGGTTCGTCGCGGAAGAGGAGGTGGACGGGGATCTCGGTGGTCGCCTCGTTGTGGATCAGCCGGGGCGGCCGGACGGCCGTCCCGGCGCCGCCCGGCAGGCTCTCGGGGTGATCGTCGGGCTCGTGCGTGTGGGGTGTGGTGGTGCTCATGGGTGCCTCCAGCCTCCGCGCCGGGTGCGTCATGACAGGGGATGCCGGGCCGCGCGCGGACGCGGGGCCCGGGGGTGACCGGGCGCCTCAGCCGAACAGACGGCGCCAGGTCTCGGGGCCCGGATAGCCGTCCGCCGCTCCGCCGCGCCAGCCCTGGGCGCGCTGGAAGGCTTCGACGGCACGCCGGTCGGACTCGCTCCAGCGGGGTCCGGGCCCGGTCGCGTAGAAGCTGCCGAATCCTTTCTTCACCAGTTGCCGCCCCAACAGGGTGACCTGGGCGTTGTCCGCGCCCGCCTTGAAGTACTGCTTGCCGGGGAAGGCCGGGACGCCGCCGGGGCCCGCCGAGCCCGCGGTGATGTCCTTGCCCGCGCCGGTGACCAGC comes from the Streptomyces seoulensis genome and includes:
- a CDS encoding putative bifunctional diguanylate cyclase/phosphodiesterase, giving the protein MSGTSEGPTPTADLDRSAVTDGDHMTYHRVFTTAPLPMAVVTPDGLVRHANTALGALLGTTAEALAGRPAADLVDLAPDPRTRHAYREVLAGRQDRLRCTRRLKQPDGDPVWVRITVTPLTEGTPGALLSVADISARRELQARLRHLRMHDPVTRLPNRTLFFERLSAALEAEPEDGAGTGRIGLCCLDLDGFKAVNDTLGHRVGDRLLEAVAKRLTHVAEETEGARAGAPLVARLGGDEFALLVEDSTGTEQLSDLAASALRALEEPFDLAGRRLSLTASIGVVERHTAGTTATGLMQAADTTLYWAKADGKARWTLFDPERNAHRVTRQALSSTLRPAIERGEFALEYQPLVGMEDGRLSGVEALVRWHHPQFGMLTPNRFIQLAEEDGSIVQLGRWALVTACRQARQWQLAHPDEPPIFVSVNVAVRQVWDSDLVADVASTLADTGLAPHLLQLELTESAVMGSGGRPIQALQALSDMGVRIAIDDFGTGYSNLAYLSRLPVSVLKLDGSFVRGFQYEGGDPGPAGAGTTANPADEVIVEAMIQLAHRLGLTVTAECVETSAQATRLRRIGCDTGQGWLYSRPVPPDRITELLGVQSSYAAGRP
- a CDS encoding LLM class flavin-dependent oxidoreductase, encoding MPADEIRGAVHGTAPVPLSVLDLVTVGAGSTASDALRTSVELARRTEARGFHRYWVAEHHSMPGVASSSPAVILAHLAAHTDRIRLGSGGVMLPNHAPLVIAEQFGTLEAMAPGRIDLGLGRAPGTDGATAAALRRSDTLNEGADDFPQQLAELTRFLDDDFPDGHPYARIHAIPGPVQGSTPGGVQSSHRPVIWLLGSSGFSAQLAGMLGLPFAFAHHFSAQNTVPALDLYRETFRPSEVLAEPYALIGVSALATDDEAEAGRQVRATALNMLRLRMGRPGLFPDPEDAARHEFSPMEEEFASSFTRNIVHGTADEVRAGLDDLQKRTGADELMLTSHAHRGDLRLRSYDLIADAYGLPAA
- a CDS encoding decarboxylase; this translates as MTAIGFLCPGHRGEDDYPRIEQLLAGAVRLDLVHTGTGEDAHAVDPLHGAEFAGRLTAAMEGLRLTGAEAVVWTSPAGGFAHGWKGAHTEATELARQAGLPASSTSLGFVHAAQALGARRVAVAHAYPPKAAALFGAFLADGGLEVTGAEEVDALTAERAAEGGEAELLALARAADTPDAEALLLPDTALRTAAHLAALEAALGKPVLTASQVSVWEGLRLADRRLHTDTLGTLFTREPATQL
- a CDS encoding D-2-hydroxyacid dehydrogenase, with product MTLPTLLVLGADPPPRLGRLTGRARVLHTDDEGLAALLPEADVLLVWDFRSRAVRDAWPGEGPRPAWVHTASAGVDHLLCPELAASDTVVTNARGVFDQPMAEYVAALVLAAAKDLPRTVDLQRDRVWRHRESRRVAGTRACVVGSGPIGRAIAATLKALGVTPALVGRVPGAGVHGPADLDRLIARADWVIAAAPLTGQTRGMFDAHRFGVMQPSAVFVNVGRGELVDEPALTEALRRRWIAGAALDAFTTEPLPPDSPLWDLPGLLVSPHMSGDTAGWRDELGAQFVDLYERWAAGTPLVNVVDKKRGYVPGH
- the ehuB gene encoding ectoine/hydroxyectoine ABC transporter substrate-binding protein EhuB; protein product: MASRLGKDTERIRPSVRRRERRAVLLGALALGGVGALGATGCTRVAADSGAKGGELLDRLRAQGVVRLGIAGEVPFGFIDRDGNLTGEAPELARVIFRRLGVERVQPVPTEFGSLIPGLNSQQFDVVAAGMYVNAERCRQVIFADPDYQMKDAFIVRKGNPKGLRSYRDVVRKKARFATGAGYAEIQYAVEAGYKESDILIVPDQVAGLNAVEAGRVDVFAGTALTTREVVRKSRKAESTEPFAPLVAGEPHVDGGAFAFRPVETRLRDAFNTELRELKRTGELLRVLRPFGFTSAEMTDLTAKELCGG
- the ehuC gene encoding ectoine/hydroxyectoine ABC transporter permease subunit EhuC gives rise to the protein MTSGLWELVLRGVWTTVQLLVLSALLASAVSFAVGVARTDPRRLVRFLAGLYTEVFRGTSALVMIFWVFFVLPVAFGWQLVPLWAGTLALGLTYGAYGSEIVRGALNAVDPAQREGGIALGFTRWQRLRLILLPQAVPEMVPPFSNLLIELLKGTALVSVMGMGDLAFSANLVRLALQQSAEIYTYVLFIYFVIAFGLTRLMRSLEKRLKGGVA
- the ehuD gene encoding ectoine/hydroxyectoine ABC transporter permease subunit EhuD; the encoded protein is MTWDWNAVSDFMPYFWHGLLVTLQVVALGSLLSFSLGLVWALLMRVPSRWVRWPVGVVTEFVRDTPLLVQLFFLFYVLPEWGVTFSALTTGVVAIGLHYSTYTMQVYRAGIEAVPVGQWEAATALSLPRRRTWTAVILPQALRRVIPALGNYVISMLKDTPMLMVITVLEMLGRARLFSQASFQFTEPLTVIGVAFIVLSYLASLLLRALERRLVR
- the ehuA gene encoding ectoine/hydroxyectoine ABC transporter ATP-binding protein EhuA, with the translated sequence MSADITLPKQTRSGELIRLERVTKRFGAHTVLDQLDFSVDAGRHVTLIGPSGSGKTTILRLLMTLTQPDEGTITVDGQALFPAPEKQVREVRKKIGMVFQHFNLFPNMSVLRNITEAPVQVLGLARDEAEARARELLELVGLSDKLDARPTRLSGGQQQRVAIARALAMRPRVLLLDEVTSALDPELVAGVLDVLRDIARGTDITMLCVTHEMGFARDISDQVLMFDQGRVVESGPPEKIFGDPEQERTRDFLSAVL
- a CDS encoding DUF3592 domain-containing protein, whose amino-acid sequence is MEALLYLVPGLIVAGCVSGAVQVIRRTLRTDRAWTRGLTAEGRCLNTYTKTNGSRDTAARRTLHHVYEFTTREGERVRFDEIGGDSTVVPGDHVVVRYPAERPQWATALPPARGRLILGTAVLVAFMGAITVGCVLFAVSAHSAV
- a CDS encoding lytic polysaccharide monooxygenase auxiliary activity family 9 protein, with the translated sequence MRTRTRLSALSAAVLGMATAGAFVLSTGGASGHGYTDLPVSRQKLCQNGSVTNCGDIQWEPQSVEGPKGFPGSGPGDGQLCSGGNSRFGQLNAPNTPSGGAWPTTKVTGGQSYTFRWQFTAMHATSDFTYYVTKQGWNQNHALARSDLNLTPFLSVPYNGQRPPSTLSHSGTLPKGLSGHHVILAVWNVADTTNAFYACSDVTF
- a CDS encoding SPFH domain-containing protein, which gives rise to MSTTTPHTHEPDDHPESLPGGAGTAVRPPRLIHNEATTEIPVHLLFRDEPAPGARRPAVVNRRRGTGEQPRAVRAAPVRRRPEVRPDPELQERPARVLPGAAGVLAGLGGVAGCVATTWWAGMLPGEVLGTHAGAGLGTAQWAAYAGTGALGLLGFGGLARGRTGRAYVLGLFGRNRGTVRRTGLLWINPLLRRRRADVRLRHWRSGAVPAADAGGVALRVVVLVVWRVRDTARALLGIEEHETYLRECVESALARVPVELPGGVRSGADAAGDALTRLVAADVAPVGVEVFSVQPVRVEYAPEVAAAMQRRRIAALDAQQRATMLSSVVDSVEDTVTRLTTRGLVELDDYERKALVRDLTVAFCSARREPA